In Mixta intestinalis, the following are encoded in one genomic region:
- the cas5e gene encoding type I-E CRISPR-associated protein Cas5/CasD produces MKEYLVFQLYSPLASWGEEAPGEVRHSATVPGRSALLGLLAAAVGICRDEEQRLNVFNQHYHLAVHALASQDRWLRDYHTVSGPRENKKYNYYTRRDELCLAPEEVGTLISQREYRCDGYWHVAVSATPDAPYSLAELREKLLSPHFPLYLGRKSCPLALPLAPRLMTGSLKEVFIRAAEKLSAAELTGFTLPTGACYWDDPDEQSIDCQQKQHSNSQPLSRRRWQFGRYTRFYGQLLGRE; encoded by the coding sequence ATGAAGGAATACTTGGTTTTCCAGCTCTATTCGCCGCTTGCTTCATGGGGTGAGGAAGCGCCTGGTGAGGTGCGTCACTCTGCCACGGTGCCGGGGCGCTCCGCTCTGCTGGGGTTACTGGCGGCAGCGGTCGGTATCTGCCGGGATGAAGAGCAGAGGCTGAACGTTTTTAATCAGCATTATCATCTGGCGGTGCATGCGCTTGCATCCCAGGATCGCTGGCTGCGCGATTATCATACCGTCAGCGGGCCGCGGGAAAATAAAAAATATAACTATTACACCCGGCGGGATGAGCTTTGCCTTGCGCCAGAGGAGGTCGGAACATTGATCTCCCAGCGTGAATATCGCTGCGATGGCTACTGGCACGTGGCGGTGAGCGCCACGCCTGACGCCCCCTATTCGCTTGCCGAGCTGCGCGAGAAACTACTCTCGCCGCATTTTCCGCTCTATCTGGGGAGAAAATCTTGCCCGCTGGCATTGCCGTTGGCACCGCGCCTGATGACCGGTTCGCTAAAAGAGGTGTTTATCCGTGCCGCTGAAAAGCTTTCGGCAGCGGAATTAACCGGCTTTACACTACCGACTGGGGCCTGTTACTGGGACGATCCTGATGAGCAAAGCATCGATTGCCAGCAAAAACAGCACAGTAACAGTCAGCCGTTAAGCCGCAGGCGCTGGCAGTTTGGACGCTATACCCGTTTCTACGGACAGCTGTTGGGGAGGGAATAA
- the cas6e gene encoding type I-E CRISPR-associated protein Cas6/Cse3/CasE, with the protein MYLSRIQLLFNRLTPQMLSKWDSATPYASHQWLWQLFPEQETRPFLFRQDHHGRFFVLSTVPPLTQHALFNIETKPFNPQLTKGMSLTFQLRANPVVTRNKKRSDVMMDAKYQAKAQNVPQEQWPELQQQAAQRWLENQGEKHGFRLIAPELDEFSLWAGEDEDETSVRCTCVKAWRQHQFIRKAQEKPVTFSSVDFEGTLCITDPALFEQALFYGVGKSKALGCGLLMVKRKR; encoded by the coding sequence ATGTATTTGTCTCGTATTCAGCTTTTATTTAACAGGCTGACCCCGCAAATGTTAAGTAAATGGGATTCAGCAACGCCTTATGCCAGCCATCAATGGCTGTGGCAGCTTTTTCCTGAGCAGGAAACGCGCCCGTTCCTGTTTCGTCAGGATCATCACGGCCGCTTTTTCGTTTTATCCACGGTACCGCCGCTAACGCAGCACGCGCTGTTTAATATCGAAACGAAGCCCTTTAATCCGCAGCTAACAAAAGGTATGTCCCTGACTTTTCAGTTACGCGCTAACCCCGTTGTTACGCGTAATAAAAAGCGCAGTGATGTCATGATGGATGCTAAATATCAGGCGAAAGCGCAGAACGTACCGCAGGAGCAGTGGCCGGAATTGCAGCAACAGGCAGCGCAACGCTGGCTTGAAAACCAGGGTGAAAAGCATGGCTTTCGTTTGATTGCGCCGGAGCTTGATGAGTTTTCTCTGTGGGCCGGTGAAGATGAAGACGAAACATCGGTACGTTGCACTTGCGTAAAAGCCTGGCGGCAACATCAATTTATCCGTAAGGCGCAGGAGAAACCCGTTACTTTCAGCAGCGTCGATTTCGAAGGCACGCTTTGTATTACGGATCCCGCTCTATTTGAGCAGGCCTTATTTTATGGCGTGGGCAAAAGTAAGGCGCTGGGCTGCGGCCTGTTAATGGTAAAAAGAAAACGC